From the Halorhabdus utahensis DSM 12940 genome, one window contains:
- a CDS encoding DUF7266 family protein, with protein MRDWRVLVALTGRSRSFARDTRGVSVAITHGLTIAITGVLLIGLLSASGTLLETQEERISHDQLSEINGDVMSHINTVDRLAATGQNVSMTLTLDYPDRIIDSHNYRIELRTDGSGQGVLEVSVSRLDQSVTRKIDTDADIVPGRVTGSNVTVSLCDESITLGGCP; from the coding sequence ATGAGAGACTGGAGGGTGCTAGTCGCGCTCACCGGGCGAAGCAGGTCCTTCGCCCGGGACACCCGGGGCGTGTCGGTCGCGATCACACACGGACTCACCATTGCGATCACGGGCGTCCTCCTGATCGGTTTACTCAGTGCGTCGGGAACCCTGTTGGAGACGCAGGAAGAGCGAATCAGTCACGACCAGCTCTCGGAGATCAATGGGGACGTGATGTCACACATCAATACAGTCGACCGTCTCGCAGCGACCGGCCAAAACGTCAGCATGACGCTGACCCTCGACTATCCCGATCGGATCATCGACTCCCATAACTATCGGATTGAGCTACGAACGGATGGCAGTGGCCAGGGGGTGCTCGAAGTGAGTGTGAGTCGGCTCGACCAATCTGTCACCCGGAAGATCGACACCGACGCGGACATCGTCCCGGGACGGGTGACAGGGTCGAACGTCACCGTCTCGCTGTGTGATGAGTCGATCACGCTCGGGGGGTGTCCCTGA
- a CDS encoding DUF7287 family protein encodes MQFAETIVPTPNYSGCKAGRSSAIKSILALRIAITRLIGALGTRIPGGGRVQLPWVAERSAVEDRRGQTNLDFILGVTILVVAVVFVWLFLPNLFGPFVDGDTHSDSLAAERAANNLAEDALKTQPGADELDEDCVVAFFMGSSSAPGCGFSGSTLTEQIGLGELHFANVSAEFTNGTVLAWHGPGAGGFSDSGTPKLSRGGTHGSTSDVSVARRVVSIDGQRAVLVVRVW; translated from the coding sequence ATGCAATTCGCAGAGACTATCGTCCCAACGCCGAACTATTCGGGTTGCAAGGCCGGGCGTAGCAGTGCCATCAAGTCAATTCTCGCATTGAGGATCGCTATTACGCGGTTGATTGGGGCCCTCGGAACCCGGATACCGGGAGGCGGACGTGTTCAGCTGCCCTGGGTTGCGGAGCGATCGGCTGTCGAGGACCGTCGTGGTCAGACGAATCTCGACTTTATTCTCGGGGTGACTATTCTAGTCGTCGCCGTTGTATTCGTCTGGTTGTTTTTGCCGAATCTATTCGGCCCGTTCGTCGACGGTGATACCCACAGCGATTCCCTCGCGGCTGAACGGGCAGCAAACAACCTGGCCGAAGACGCGCTCAAGACCCAGCCCGGGGCCGACGAACTTGACGAGGACTGTGTGGTGGCGTTCTTCATGGGAAGCTCATCCGCCCCTGGGTGTGGCTTTTCGGGGAGTACGCTCACGGAACAGATCGGGCTGGGTGAACTCCACTTCGCCAACGTTTCTGCCGAATTCACTAACGGCACGGTCCTTGCGTGGCACGGTCCCGGAGCTGGCGGGTTCAGTGATTCGGGGACGCCGAAACTCAGCAGAGGCGGCACTCACGGGAGTACCAGCGATGTGAGCGTGGCCAGACGCGTTGTTTCGATCGACGGCCAGCGAGCAGTACTCGTTGTAAGGGTGTGGTAA
- a CDS encoding CARDB domain-containing protein: protein MGNRAAGGLYRKIRADERSVSEILGTVLIFSFVIFLSVGLIVIGLSAFQGATAQTEDRLAQDSMQEMGDRLHSLTGSQIDTATEFEFPTGTGDDINALDEGVVNITIETHSDYVGLVEASDASNSTEIDLGTIEHEAEDGTITAYQGGALFERQGDLIEILQEPTFDYRGDAIDLSFHSVDIDQISDAESITAKRLRKQSEDQSEKLREMMRPHWNLTGYSDIMAPVTITVTIESEYADAWQMYAQNRMTETPTVNRNGNEVEVVFDKFDGGLTFNTNQTFDDDVFYSGEAALTGLVNVSNATIGGSGGEVEVAEIDGHGAASPSPHYILGVYNETASEWMIYNTTDGTVRTLTGDVVTNPDFLDSPPTLSNNDTYQIDPKDTWTCVVDGDPSKTDHEEFVDYVDTSGEGCLSEPLVGDAPDDSVASPHFNVSFDDVRLAGSKNINTDDVVAGQDKIELDWTVENDYVSNGTTPVVLLFSEKGSSDWIPLEKADVTLNGTGDTASDTFTVNATGSANVTFQVATLDTNDKSQEIEIVKRPERGKFQIDSLSVNKNTLTAGEDLQVDVEINNTASISDTQLVELQFDDNSGPAAVAWKKVSVNAGTTKTVSINWTTTNAFNTSNGEVIAETYYDNESETNITIEEDTGANASFDVTIGNVSPDPATDGDTVTVATNVTNVGNETSEQDIALLANGNIADVKLNQNLTSNQSKTVSLKWDSIGYGGENIILTVASADDTNQTTISVQELEPAEFLIDSLTVPKTNLTASEDLQATAEINNTASRNETQIVEMQFDGTPVAWNEVSLSANAVQSVSLNWTTTNAFETSYGTVTVETYDDSAAESPIEIQKGMETNATFAVDIENVTQPIHDGDIVTVEANVTNVGNETTAQDIALLADGNIANATLNQSLSPGQSTTLSLKWDSSNRGGENVTLTVASADDTDSETVSVTAVDPPDYNIAIDDVTVDGDPNGAVDPGNSTVTVEATVSNSGDSESPIVWLEDFEDRVVAVDDSVGIIGMRASDPDSTSVTLQWNVPSDVNTTDPEITVAVDGDEDSEELDIESRFVVEDIQTTKVKSSAFSELQIEDDSTSGGFWTSDESEFTVDYEVNPTSDFDNVTIVFDGDGGVYDEQVSTTTDGTVTHSRNGEYGSTYDITAQIMDDGSVVETVTRGGEVADGDDPDMSERSGNLVDSVTFEATIENIGDTTVSDTVQLFDPAGNEIGDTSVSLDGGDDTTVVFNWVGPDRTGSVEVTTKDDSASERVIIERDGPVCEAVSYTEDSEGRYEISNVDQLQCINEHGLDEEYVLVDDIDASGTEHWNDGKGFDPIGPEGHDSISIPEDDPWETFSGEFDGNGHTIEGLYIDRPSENYVGLFGATDRPYDDVPVGYGSTVENVILEDVHVVGNMYVGGLAGQAGGEIINARAEGYVEADKQLVGGLIGLGAHADIDNRIVADVEVVGGNVPSHLSGVQEGNAKGIGGLIGRAAWGTEIATGYSTGDVTGPVNVGGIMGSSSLVDSEFEEMYSASTVTATAPGAEGGSIVGIVQSDGDRFNEDMYYDEALESSAWGEAERWTGYSIVDMDIDEVEQTDWIGRTTTEMQGLDVNEPGRLGNLDFEEDGGPWVAVLGDYPRFQWELEAEGQVGVDIDEDNLDPVVAGQSLTVPVTLTNSNYENVTQTIRLLSDGTPVDSTSVTITERTPGGNSTTKNVSLTWNTNEDDVGPTSLEVRSEDDTDQETIEIDAPAVGDYLVDSVSANDPTTAGDVLTVTADIRYNGSTSPSPELVTLQNFAGGVVDSTNVTGNTTVALTWDTSEGLISGGNITDSITVGTSDDTNTTQVTIEAAGDGEFNVTAVSTNAPITEGESLNVTAEIENTGTETGTQEVLLWDFDGNAVDIGVVSLNAGDSTTVDLTWQTAVGDNGTGTIEVITGDDTRTATVDITPAGTKQYTFEHTSVDDPTTAGETLNVTAEVSYNGTVSPPPSEPVTLQDFDGNVVDHETVSGNNTVTLQWDTSENLVTSGSISDDITVGTSDDIETEEVTINAAGDGDFQIQNLATNDPVTEGDTLDVTATVENVGSENGTQNVLLRDHGDNAVDITSVSLDAGNSTTVTLNWNTTVGDNGQDDITVTTMDDTATQQVTIEEQPEEQLDVAITEVRYNGSQITSGTTVEAGATLEADVTVSNATQQVTKPVWLEFDGDTVAFNSGVTVNAGSNTDVTLTWSVHEAMNGSDLVAKTGHDSDLFDLTIERVQTSTKPLTSPSGEPIDVDLEKIAVG, encoded by the coding sequence ATGGGGAATCGAGCAGCCGGGGGACTTTATCGTAAGATCCGTGCAGACGAGCGTAGTGTTTCGGAGATACTCGGGACGGTCCTGATATTTTCGTTCGTAATCTTCCTGTCGGTCGGTCTGATCGTCATCGGGCTCAGCGCCTTCCAGGGCGCGACCGCACAGACCGAGGACCGACTCGCACAGGACTCCATGCAGGAGATGGGCGACCGGTTGCATTCGCTGACTGGCAGTCAGATCGACACCGCAACCGAGTTCGAATTCCCGACCGGAACCGGGGACGATATCAACGCACTTGACGAAGGGGTCGTCAACATCACGATCGAAACACATTCGGATTATGTCGGACTCGTCGAGGCAAGTGATGCCTCGAATTCCACAGAAATAGACCTCGGCACCATCGAGCACGAAGCGGAGGATGGCACGATCACTGCCTATCAAGGCGGGGCACTGTTCGAGAGGCAGGGCGATCTCATCGAGATCCTCCAGGAGCCGACGTTCGATTATCGGGGTGACGCGATCGATCTCTCCTTCCACTCGGTGGACATCGATCAGATTTCGGATGCGGAGTCTATCACGGCAAAACGGCTGCGCAAACAGTCCGAGGACCAGTCCGAAAAGCTTCGGGAGATGATGCGGCCACACTGGAATCTGACGGGCTATAGCGACATCATGGCACCGGTCACGATCACGGTCACGATCGAAAGTGAGTACGCCGACGCCTGGCAGATGTACGCCCAAAACCGGATGACGGAGACGCCCACTGTCAATCGGAATGGAAACGAAGTCGAAGTCGTTTTTGACAAGTTCGACGGGGGGCTTACGTTCAATACGAATCAGACCTTCGACGACGATGTCTTCTATTCGGGAGAGGCAGCATTGACCGGCCTGGTCAACGTCTCGAACGCGACGATCGGTGGTTCGGGCGGGGAAGTCGAGGTCGCCGAAATCGACGGTCATGGTGCAGCATCCCCGAGCCCACATTACATACTGGGCGTATACAACGAAACGGCCAGTGAGTGGATGATATATAATACGACTGATGGTACTGTTCGAACTCTTACGGGAGATGTCGTGACGAACCCGGACTTTCTTGATAGTCCACCTACCCTAAGCAACAACGACACGTACCAGATCGACCCGAAAGACACGTGGACCTGCGTCGTTGATGGGGATCCGAGTAAAACGGATCACGAGGAGTTTGTCGACTACGTCGACACATCCGGTGAGGGCTGTCTCTCGGAGCCGCTGGTCGGGGACGCGCCCGATGATTCGGTGGCCAGTCCACATTTCAACGTGTCGTTCGACGACGTCAGGTTGGCCGGGTCGAAGAACATCAACACTGACGACGTCGTCGCCGGACAGGACAAGATCGAGCTCGATTGGACTGTCGAAAACGACTACGTCAGCAACGGAACGACGCCGGTCGTCCTGCTGTTCAGTGAAAAGGGTTCGAGTGACTGGATCCCGCTTGAGAAGGCGGACGTCACTCTCAACGGGACCGGGGATACCGCATCGGACACGTTCACAGTCAACGCGACGGGGAGCGCCAACGTGACTTTCCAGGTCGCCACGTTGGATACGAACGACAAGTCCCAAGAAATCGAGATCGTCAAACGACCGGAGCGAGGGAAGTTCCAGATCGACAGTCTCTCCGTGAACAAGAATACACTCACCGCCGGCGAGGATCTCCAAGTCGATGTCGAGATCAACAACACCGCATCGATCAGCGACACCCAACTGGTCGAGTTGCAGTTCGACGACAACAGTGGTCCGGCGGCAGTCGCCTGGAAGAAAGTGAGCGTGAACGCCGGAACGACGAAGACGGTGTCGATCAACTGGACGACTACGAACGCTTTCAACACGTCCAACGGCGAGGTGATCGCCGAGACGTATTACGACAACGAATCGGAAACAAACATTACAATCGAAGAGGACACGGGGGCCAACGCCTCTTTCGACGTCACAATTGGAAACGTCAGTCCCGATCCAGCCACGGACGGAGATACCGTCACGGTGGCGACAAACGTCACGAACGTCGGCAACGAGACGTCTGAACAGGACATTGCACTTCTGGCAAACGGAAACATTGCCGACGTTAAACTCAATCAAAATCTTACCAGCAACCAGTCGAAAACCGTCTCTCTGAAATGGGACAGTATTGGATACGGTGGCGAGAATATCATTTTGACTGTGGCCAGTGCCGACGATACGAACCAGACCACAATCTCAGTTCAGGAACTCGAACCGGCGGAATTCCTGATCGACAGCCTTACTGTTCCTAAGACGAACCTCACGGCCAGCGAAGACTTGCAGGCCACCGCCGAAATCAACAACACTGCGAGCCGAAACGAGACGCAGATCGTCGAGATGCAGTTCGACGGGACGCCGGTCGCCTGGAACGAAGTGTCCCTCTCAGCTAACGCAGTTCAGTCGGTGTCTCTCAACTGGACGACGACAAACGCCTTCGAGACCTCCTACGGCACGGTGACCGTCGAGACGTACGATGACAGCGCCGCGGAATCGCCGATCGAGATTCAGAAGGGAATGGAGACGAACGCGACCTTCGCGGTCGATATCGAGAACGTCACGCAACCGATTCACGACGGCGATATCGTCACCGTGGAAGCCAACGTCACGAACGTCGGCAATGAGACGACCGCCCAGGACATCGCGCTCCTCGCGGACGGGAACATCGCTAACGCCACGCTCAACCAATCGCTCTCCCCTGGCCAGTCGACGACGCTCTCTCTGAAGTGGGACAGTAGCAATCGCGGCGGTGAGAATGTCACACTGACTGTGGCGAGTGCTGACGATACGGACAGCGAAACGGTGTCGGTCACGGCGGTCGATCCACCGGATTACAATATTGCCATCGACGACGTGACCGTCGACGGCGATCCGAACGGCGCGGTCGATCCGGGTAATTCCACCGTCACTGTCGAGGCGACCGTCTCCAACAGCGGCGACAGCGAATCCCCGATCGTCTGGCTCGAAGACTTCGAGGATCGCGTCGTGGCGGTCGATGACTCGGTAGGGATAATCGGGATGCGTGCGAGCGATCCTGACAGTACGTCGGTGACGCTCCAGTGGAACGTTCCGTCAGACGTCAATACGACCGACCCGGAGATCACGGTCGCCGTCGATGGTGACGAGGACTCAGAGGAACTCGACATCGAATCCAGGTTTGTGGTTGAGGATATTCAGACGACAAAGGTGAAGAGCTCGGCGTTCAGTGAACTTCAGATCGAAGACGACTCAACTTCTGGAGGGTTTTGGACCTCGGATGAGAGTGAGTTTACCGTCGATTACGAAGTAAATCCGACCTCTGATTTCGACAATGTCACAATTGTGTTCGATGGTGACGGAGGCGTATATGACGAACAAGTATCAACGACTACAGACGGTACTGTGACTCATTCCCGGAATGGGGAATACGGCTCGACGTACGACATTACCGCTCAGATCATGGACGACGGGTCGGTCGTCGAAACAGTCACGAGAGGTGGCGAGGTTGCCGACGGTGACGATCCAGACATGTCTGAGCGGTCCGGTAATCTCGTCGACTCCGTCACTTTCGAGGCTACCATTGAGAATATCGGCGACACGACCGTTTCCGACACTGTCCAGCTATTTGATCCAGCTGGAAACGAGATCGGTGATACGTCAGTTTCCCTTGATGGAGGTGACGATACAACAGTGGTCTTCAATTGGGTTGGTCCTGACCGCACGGGATCAGTGGAGGTCACGACCAAAGACGACTCGGCATCAGAACGCGTGATAATCGAACGCGACGGCCCTGTCTGTGAAGCAGTCTCTTACACCGAAGATTCGGAGGGGCGCTACGAGATCAGCAACGTCGATCAACTGCAGTGTATTAACGAGCACGGCCTCGATGAAGAGTACGTCCTCGTCGACGATATCGACGCTTCAGGAACCGAACACTGGAACGACGGGAAAGGGTTTGACCCGATCGGCCCCGAGGGGCACGATTCTATAAGCATTCCAGAGGATGACCCGTGGGAAACCTTCAGTGGTGAATTCGACGGGAACGGACATACTATTGAAGGACTCTACATCGATCGACCGAGCGAGAACTACGTTGGGCTCTTTGGCGCAACAGATCGCCCGTATGACGATGTACCAGTTGGATACGGTTCGACAGTTGAGAACGTAATACTCGAAGACGTTCACGTCGTCGGAAATATGTACGTGGGCGGACTTGCGGGACAAGCTGGTGGTGAGATTATCAACGCACGTGCTGAGGGTTACGTCGAAGCTGACAAACAGCTGGTCGGTGGACTCATTGGTCTCGGAGCACACGCTGATATAGACAACCGGATCGTTGCTGATGTGGAAGTTGTCGGCGGAAATGTACCGAGCCACCTCAGTGGTGTGCAGGAAGGGAACGCAAAGGGGATCGGTGGGTTGATCGGTCGCGCTGCGTGGGGAACAGAAATCGCCACGGGCTACAGCACAGGAGACGTCACGGGCCCAGTTAATGTTGGTGGGATTATGGGTAGTTCTTCACTGGTCGATTCCGAGTTCGAAGAGATGTACTCGGCTTCCACAGTAACGGCAACTGCTCCTGGTGCTGAGGGCGGTTCAATTGTTGGCATTGTACAGTCTGACGGTGATCGATTTAACGAGGACATGTATTACGATGAGGCTCTCGAGTCTTCTGCCTGGGGAGAAGCAGAAAGATGGACTGGATATTCCATTGTCGACATGGATATTGATGAGGTTGAGCAGACTGACTGGATCGGTCGAACGACCACCGAAATGCAGGGTCTTGACGTGAACGAGCCAGGTCGGTTAGGCAACCTTGACTTCGAAGAAGACGGTGGCCCCTGGGTAGCAGTCCTCGGTGACTATCCCCGCTTCCAGTGGGAGCTTGAGGCCGAAGGCCAGGTCGGAGTCGACATCGACGAAGACAACCTCGATCCCGTCGTGGCAGGTCAGTCACTGACAGTCCCGGTGACACTCACCAACAGCAACTACGAGAACGTTACCCAGACGATCCGGCTCCTCAGTGACGGGACGCCAGTCGATAGCACGAGTGTGACAATCACAGAGCGTACGCCCGGTGGCAATTCCACGACCAAAAACGTCTCTCTCACCTGGAACACGAACGAGGACGACGTCGGACCGACCTCCCTCGAAGTGCGAAGCGAGGACGATACCGATCAGGAAACGATCGAGATTGACGCGCCCGCTGTCGGCGATTACCTTGTCGACTCCGTCAGCGCCAACGATCCGACGACTGCCGGTGACGTTCTCACGGTCACCGCCGACATCAGGTACAACGGCTCAACGAGTCCCAGTCCTGAACTCGTGACCCTCCAGAACTTCGCCGGTGGCGTCGTCGATAGTACGAATGTCACCGGGAACACGACGGTAGCTCTCACGTGGGACACGAGTGAGGGATTGATCTCGGGCGGAAACATCACGGATTCGATCACTGTCGGGACGAGTGACGACACCAATACCACCCAGGTGACGATCGAAGCGGCCGGCGATGGCGAGTTCAACGTGACTGCCGTCTCGACGAACGCTCCCATCACGGAAGGCGAGTCCCTGAACGTCACCGCCGAAATCGAAAACACCGGTACCGAAACCGGCACCCAGGAAGTATTGCTCTGGGACTTCGACGGCAACGCGGTCGATATCGGTGTGGTCAGCCTGAACGCGGGTGACTCGACGACGGTCGATCTCACCTGGCAGACGGCCGTCGGCGACAACGGAACAGGCACAATCGAAGTCATCACCGGCGACGACACGAGGACAGCGACGGTCGACATTACTCCGGCCGGCACCAAGCAATACACCTTCGAACACACCTCAGTCGACGATCCGACCACCGCCGGTGAAACGCTAAATGTTACGGCTGAAGTCTCCTACAACGGCACAGTCTCACCTCCTCCCTCTGAGCCCGTGACGCTTCAGGACTTCGACGGCAATGTTGTCGATCATGAAACAGTCAGCGGAAACAATACCGTGACCCTCCAGTGGGATACCAGCGAGAACCTGGTCACGAGCGGGAGTATCAGCGACGACATCACTGTCGGGACGAGTGACGATATCGAAACGGAGGAGGTTACGATCAACGCCGCAGGCGACGGTGACTTCCAGATTCAGAACCTCGCCACGAACGACCCGGTCACGGAGGGCGATACGCTGGACGTCACCGCTACCGTGGAAAACGTCGGTTCGGAAAACGGCACCCAGAACGTCCTCCTCCGGGACCACGGGGACAACGCAGTCGATATCACATCCGTCTCGCTGGATGCGGGCAATTCGACGACCGTCACGCTCAACTGGAATACGACCGTCGGCGACAACGGTCAGGACGATATCACGGTAACCACCATGGACGACACGGCGACGCAACAGGTCACCATCGAGGAGCAGCCCGAGGAGCAACTCGACGTTGCAATCACGGAAGTGCGGTACAATGGCTCGCAGATCACCAGCGGGACGACGGTAGAGGCAGGAGCCACCCTCGAAGCCGACGTGACAGTCAGCAACGCGACCCAGCAAGTCACGAAGCCGGTGTGGCTCGAGTTCGACGGTGACACGGTTGCGTTCAACTCCGGCGTTACTGTCAATGCAGGTTCGAACACAGACGTAACTCTGACGTGGAGCGTTCACGAGGCGATGAATGGTTCGGATCTCGTTGCGAAGACAGGCCACGATAGTGATCTCTTCGACCTGACGATCGAGCGTGTCCAGACGTCGACGAAGCCGCTGACGTCACCCAGCGGGGAGCCGATCGACGTCGATCTGGAGAAAATCGCGGTCGGGTAA
- a CDS encoding DUF7261 family protein: MVTPGNGRGDDRGQLVVIAALMIALTVLGSVVLLNSVHSSPEVAVSSDASSLAETERSTMELRDELRTAFLATNASDIATNDNRVAFVDQQYFKTVVETFGTEYNELLTSDRAMVVNATYNDSAAVEGAIVSHTGSTSLSGTQRLLENAAGEAPLVSVNATLGPTEEVALEFNDTDAGTRFLNVTNSDVEFEGSDLCDFTGSSVVQVDLYNGTGEISTDDDFCGNLSVDYGDFNNVTLHNSADINGSTIEISAVEADCGASGVDCVDKSGIDLMPTFILKTADPSVTYEGNITVFEVTDS, from the coding sequence ATGGTGACGCCCGGGAACGGCCGTGGCGACGACCGGGGCCAACTAGTCGTAATCGCTGCCCTCATGATCGCGCTGACGGTGCTCGGCAGCGTTGTCCTGCTCAACTCAGTCCACTCCTCGCCCGAGGTCGCCGTCAGTTCCGACGCGTCGAGTCTCGCCGAGACAGAACGAAGCACGATGGAACTCCGTGACGAGCTCCGAACCGCGTTTCTTGCCACCAATGCCAGCGACATCGCAACGAACGACAACCGGGTCGCGTTCGTCGACCAGCAGTATTTCAAGACGGTTGTCGAAACGTTCGGGACCGAGTACAACGAACTCCTCACCAGTGATCGGGCAATGGTCGTCAACGCCACGTACAACGACAGCGCAGCGGTTGAGGGGGCGATCGTGTCTCACACCGGGAGCACATCATTGAGCGGGACGCAACGACTCCTCGAAAATGCGGCTGGTGAGGCACCGCTGGTCTCGGTGAACGCGACGCTGGGACCCACAGAGGAAGTCGCGCTCGAATTCAACGACACCGACGCTGGCACCAGGTTCCTGAATGTGACTAACAGTGACGTTGAATTTGAGGGCAGTGATCTCTGTGACTTCACCGGCAGTAGTGTAGTCCAGGTCGATCTTTACAACGGGACCGGCGAGATCAGCACGGACGATGACTTCTGTGGGAACCTCAGCGTCGACTATGGTGATTTCAACAACGTGACGCTCCATAACAGTGCGGACATCAATGGCTCGACAATCGAAATCTCAGCCGTGGAGGCCGACTGTGGGGCAAGCGGAGTGGACTGCGTCGATAAGTCCGGCATCGACCTCATGCCGACGTTCATCCTCAAGACAGCGGATCCAAGCGTAACCTACGAAGGGAACATCACGGTATTCGAGGTGACTGACTCATGA
- a CDS encoding DUF7287 family protein: MSSRGQTTYDYLLGISLVLIAVTAVFWLFPQVFDPFFDPVSGDRDDMADQVAAEAIETNATITGERTLNVSTGTFDADYVSELRDRSGVPDLRKINISLRKDGRIEASAGPGEPSDAPLATSVRTVRITQNSDISNCTTACDLVVRVW, from the coding sequence ATGAGTAGCCGCGGCCAGACGACATACGACTATCTGCTCGGCATCTCGCTGGTACTGATCGCGGTAACGGCAGTCTTCTGGTTGTTTCCCCAGGTGTTCGATCCGTTCTTCGATCCGGTGTCGGGGGATCGCGATGACATGGCCGATCAGGTCGCGGCCGAAGCCATCGAGACGAACGCCACCATAACCGGAGAACGCACCCTCAACGTGAGTACAGGCACGTTCGATGCCGATTACGTCAGCGAACTGCGTGACCGGAGTGGTGTCCCGGACCTGCGCAAGATCAATATTTCGCTCCGCAAAGACGGACGGATCGAAGCGAGTGCCGGTCCAGGCGAGCCGTCCGACGCGCCACTCGCAACAAGCGTTCGAACCGTCCGGATAACCCAAAACAGCGATATCAGCAACTGTACGACCGCCTGTGACCTGGTCGTCAGGGTGTGGTAA
- a CDS encoding DUF7288 family protein yields MDRGQLYTLEGVIAGMLLLLSLLFVVQALAVTPQSVNGGSQEAINQQRAVADTTLQSINETTLRRAVTYWDSSDGFHCTPSDVKFYPGYADTSSCNPPNPDALPPNRFGAILNASLGSGYSYNIVVSSQDTSNNVLRQRMVYQGQPGSGAVRASRSILVFDDDPLIAADGSESGTQAQGNLYGTDSHPSNSMYNLLRVEVIVWRG; encoded by the coding sequence ATGGATCGAGGCCAACTGTACACACTCGAAGGTGTGATCGCCGGGATGCTTCTGTTACTGTCATTGCTGTTCGTGGTCCAGGCGCTGGCTGTCACCCCGCAGTCCGTCAACGGTGGGAGCCAGGAGGCCATCAACCAACAGCGAGCAGTCGCGGATACCACACTCCAGTCGATAAACGAGACCACGCTTCGGCGGGCCGTCACGTACTGGGACAGTAGTGATGGCTTCCACTGTACCCCCAGCGATGTCAAATTCTATCCGGGCTACGCCGACACGTCGTCGTGTAACCCGCCGAATCCCGATGCGCTCCCGCCGAATCGATTTGGTGCGATACTGAACGCATCACTCGGGAGCGGCTACAGTTACAATATCGTTGTGTCGTCACAAGACACCTCGAACAATGTCCTGCGTCAGCGAATGGTCTACCAGGGCCAGCCGGGGAGTGGCGCAGTCAGGGCGTCCCGATCGATCCTCGTTTTCGACGACGACCCACTGATTGCAGCAGACGGCTCGGAGAGCGGAACCCAGGCACAGGGTAACCTCTATGGCACCGATAGTCACCCCTCGAACAGCATGTATAACCTTCTGCGTGTGGAGGTGATTGTATGGCGCGGGTGA
- a CDS encoding DUF7288 family protein, with protein MTGTTRGQAYALEGVIGVLIIGIALILGMQIVDVAPADNDGDHLREIETQAADVMSLAREDNLLRSTATCVDTDGEPAMLDPGDPPDTAFETLLEETLENRGTYTITLEYINSSGTIQTESLSSRSVPQRASGTVIDQVMLYDSDPVRTGGTCTPTGKTLENASSDEFYLDDHDTDSEIYGMVKLKVIVW; from the coding sequence ATGACGGGAACCACCAGAGGGCAAGCCTACGCACTCGAAGGCGTCATCGGCGTGCTCATCATCGGGATCGCGCTCATCCTGGGAATGCAGATCGTTGACGTCGCGCCGGCGGACAACGACGGCGACCATCTCAGGGAGATCGAGACACAGGCAGCCGACGTGATGAGCCTCGCCAGAGAGGACAATCTCCTTCGCTCGACGGCAACCTGTGTCGACACCGACGGCGAACCGGCGATGCTCGATCCCGGTGATCCGCCCGACACAGCGTTCGAAACGCTGCTGGAAGAGACCCTGGAGAACCGAGGAACGTATACGATCACCCTCGAGTATATCAACTCCAGCGGGACCATCCAGACCGAGTCGTTGTCGAGCCGGTCGGTCCCACAGCGTGCGTCAGGGACCGTCATCGATCAGGTGATGCTGTACGATAGTGACCCAGTCCGGACCGGAGGGACGTGCACCCCAACGGGGAAGACACTCGAGAATGCCAGTAGCGACGAGTTCTATCTGGACGATCACGACACGGACAGTGAGATCTACGGCATGGTCAAACTCAAGGTGATCGTATGGTGA